A single Natranaerobius thermophilus JW/NM-WN-LF DNA region contains:
- the yycI gene encoding two-component system regulatory protein YycI, producing MDWGQAKNILLVAFLLLNIVLGYKVINDSDLTYLRAQISEEEREEVKQNLEKQNVVFDGDIPDNIFDSQHISVSNYELRVTEVAEAIVDGSFLIDGNDDNSGETRILSHDENMIITQGSSGKLSIRFKEAYLPDSQKQLTKDSEEASRELINNFLKKLNLTDEFSYHGKYRYSKEEITRIHDENENFEWLNDEEELVDMIYYQEFDDHLMYGGYAVITLSPNGIKGAEIYLLQKEGLKEENIEVIPATMALLRLGEYLPSYTEIQRITGITFGYYTEEYTAETWEAVPVWRIEFDTREVYYINAFTGEIEREGVY from the coding sequence GTGGATTGGGGACAGGCTAAAAATATTTTATTAGTTGCCTTTTTGCTTTTGAATATAGTTTTAGGTTATAAAGTTATTAATGATTCTGATTTGACTTATCTAAGAGCCCAAATATCAGAAGAAGAACGAGAGGAAGTTAAACAAAATTTAGAAAAACAAAATGTGGTTTTTGATGGTGATATTCCCGATAATATTTTTGATTCCCAGCATATCTCTGTTAGCAATTATGAACTAAGAGTAACCGAGGTGGCGGAAGCTATTGTTGATGGTAGTTTTTTAATCGATGGCAATGATGACAATAGTGGTGAAACAAGAATTTTATCCCATGACGAAAATATGATAATTACTCAAGGATCTTCTGGAAAGCTATCTATAAGATTTAAGGAAGCTTATTTACCTGACTCCCAGAAGCAATTAACTAAAGATTCAGAAGAAGCCTCTCGAGAATTGATCAATAATTTTTTAAAAAAGCTAAATTTAACAGATGAATTTAGCTATCATGGGAAATACCGTTATTCTAAAGAGGAAATTACAAGAATCCATGATGAGAATGAAAATTTTGAGTGGTTAAATGATGAAGAAGAGTTAGTCGATATGATCTACTATCAAGAATTTGATGACCATTTGATGTATGGGGGGTACGCTGTAATTACTCTATCGCCTAACGGAATCAAAGGAGCGGAGATTTATCTTTTACAAAAAGAAGGACTTAAAGAAGAAAATATTGAAGTTATACCTGCCACAATGGCATTATTAAGATTGGGTGAGTATTTACCAAGTTATACGGAAATACAAAGAATTACTGGAATCACCTTTGGATACTATACGGAAGAATATACTGCCGAAACATGGGAAGCGGTTCCTGTTTGGAGAATTGAATTTGATACCAGAGAAGTTTATTATATAAATGCGTTTACAGGTGAAATAGAACGGGAAGGGGTGTATTGA
- a CDS encoding peptidoglycan DD-metalloendopeptidase family protein produces the protein MEDKSGNDSLKESFKSIMAPKKLFCGFVAVLTLGAGLYTYSQTKEFNAGYVNTLYIQNEEIAVIDREQRDKIEEILKEIKSEVEDEYDIDNLYIAEELEIEEEHRQTSPTDDMIEIKEKLKENLTFHTRGYALYVDNEKIGVIREELSPDEIAEDVAQHFVDGDIEEVEIEEDIRVETKEIYPGKLIDKDSAISIILNGTEYTETYEVQSGDSLWTIADETDKTVSQLREANPQLDEDEMLRPGEEIELVKTESYVNVRTTKKRKVKESISYDTEYRTDSSLWWDESKVMEPGNVGKREVEYRVHKKNGQEKEQEVLRKEILEEPENQVIVRGSAQRPRAEGDRFLFPINPSSGRFTSGYGPRGAGFHSGVDFAAPRGTPVRAAASGTVTFSGYKGGYGNLIVIEHSGGYETYYAHNSENHVQEGQQVNRGDVIGLVGSTGRSTGAHLHFEIHRHGSHTNPLNYFAPQ, from the coding sequence ATGGAAGATAAATCAGGAAATGACAGTTTAAAAGAAAGTTTCAAGAGTATAATGGCTCCTAAAAAACTATTTTGTGGATTCGTGGCAGTACTTACTTTAGGAGCTGGCTTATATACATATTCCCAAACAAAAGAATTCAATGCAGGGTATGTAAATACCTTATATATACAGAATGAAGAAATAGCAGTAATTGATAGAGAGCAAAGGGATAAAATTGAGGAAATTTTAAAGGAAATTAAGTCAGAAGTAGAGGACGAATACGATATTGATAATTTATATATTGCAGAAGAACTTGAAATTGAAGAAGAACATAGACAAACTAGTCCTACTGACGATATGATTGAAATCAAAGAAAAGCTCAAAGAAAACTTGACTTTTCACACCAGAGGTTACGCTTTATACGTGGATAATGAGAAAATAGGGGTTATTAGAGAAGAGCTCTCTCCTGATGAGATAGCAGAAGATGTGGCTCAACACTTTGTAGATGGTGATATTGAAGAAGTTGAAATTGAAGAAGATATTAGAGTGGAAACTAAAGAGATTTATCCTGGTAAATTAATAGACAAGGATAGTGCTATAAGTATTATTTTAAATGGGACTGAGTACACAGAAACTTATGAAGTTCAATCAGGGGACTCCCTTTGGACTATTGCCGATGAAACCGATAAAACAGTAAGTCAATTGAGGGAGGCAAATCCTCAGCTTGATGAAGATGAAATGTTGCGCCCTGGTGAAGAGATAGAGTTAGTGAAAACCGAGAGTTATGTCAATGTGCGTACTACTAAAAAACGAAAGGTTAAAGAATCAATTTCCTATGATACAGAATATCGAACTGATTCTTCTCTTTGGTGGGATGAATCTAAGGTAATGGAACCAGGAAATGTAGGGAAAAGGGAAGTAGAATATAGAGTCCATAAAAAAAACGGGCAAGAAAAGGAACAAGAAGTTTTAAGAAAAGAAATATTAGAAGAACCTGAAAATCAAGTAATTGTTAGAGGTTCAGCGCAAAGGCCTAGAGCTGAAGGTGATAGGTTTTTATTTCCTATAAACCCTTCTAGTGGACGTTTCACCTCAGGTTATGGCCCTCGTGGAGCAGGCTTTCATAGTGGTGTTGATTTTGCTGCTCCTCGGGGAACACCAGTTAGGGCAGCTGCAAGCGGAACAGTTACTTTTTCAGGTTATAAAGGTGGTTACGGAAATCTAATTGTAATAGAACATTCTGGCGGTTATGAGACCTATTACGCTCATAATTCTGAAAATCACGTTCAAGAAGGGCAACAGGTTAACAGAGGAGATGTAATTGGCCTTGTAGGTAGTACAGGCCGTAGTACCGGGGCACATCTTCATTTTGAAATTCACCGACATGGGAGCCATACTAATCCGTTAAATTACTTTGCACCTCAATAA
- a CDS encoding ATP-binding protein, protein MFKTVQWKLVVIYLLLVLLAMELISVYLLQSLDQYYLDDYSERMSTEAELAKSLLQRHMTEEQDADQISQLLGEFGQQAHNEITILDENGRVLATSSGEEELQGNIIVEEEITRALAGSQGSNIRINPNTNIRQKSLAIPIESGNQVIGAVYLVGSLERVDNTLSEIRTILFTGTLFAMLVTALLGIILSKTITKPVKVVTRTAQAMAQGDFNQRIDVKSDDEIGNLGRMFNHLASRLDSTLKEISSEKGKIEAILTQMSDGVIAVNSNKEIIHINPAAERMLNVEREKLRGQCAKELLSKFFTDEEFDQILKGETNVKEEKNLTTNEDMVVRAQLVPFKSEEKQYEGVIIALNDITEQEKLIQMRQEFVANVSHELRTPLTSVKSYVETLLDGAHKDDEIAPRFLKVVQQETDRMVTMVKDLLVLSQLDRKEPIIECRDINFMDVLDRSISAIESLTKDQKIELHLDYKSLEGEYIDVFNEKPEFIRISGDSDKLTQVFTNILENAIKYSPSGEWIQITVEDYYENIKISVKDNGMGIPAEDLPRIFERFYRVEKARSRARGGSGLGLAISREIIRNHGGDINVSSQEGRGTEVIVYLPKNQEVQYELGAN, encoded by the coding sequence ATGTTTAAAACAGTCCAGTGGAAACTGGTTGTTATATATCTATTACTGGTGCTATTAGCCATGGAGCTAATTAGTGTTTATCTATTACAGTCACTTGATCAATACTATCTAGATGATTATAGTGAACGTATGTCAACAGAAGCCGAACTAGCAAAAAGCTTGCTGCAAAGGCACATGACCGAAGAACAAGATGCTGATCAAATTTCTCAATTGCTCGGGGAGTTTGGCCAGCAAGCTCATAATGAGATTACAATATTAGATGAAAATGGTAGAGTCCTGGCTACTTCCTCGGGCGAGGAAGAACTTCAAGGAAATATTATTGTGGAAGAAGAAATTACTAGAGCCCTAGCTGGGAGTCAAGGGAGTAATATTAGAATAAATCCAAATACAAATATTCGACAAAAATCCCTTGCAATTCCTATAGAAAGCGGGAACCAAGTAATAGGAGCTGTTTATTTGGTAGGTTCATTAGAACGTGTTGATAATACATTGAGTGAAATTAGAACTATTTTATTTACAGGGACACTTTTCGCCATGCTTGTAACAGCTCTCCTAGGGATTATCTTATCTAAGACGATAACTAAGCCTGTGAAAGTAGTTACAAGGACAGCTCAGGCTATGGCCCAAGGTGATTTTAATCAACGTATCGATGTAAAAAGTGATGATGAAATCGGGAATCTTGGTCGAATGTTTAACCATTTAGCCTCTCGCTTGGACTCGACTTTGAAAGAAATTTCGTCAGAAAAAGGGAAAATTGAAGCTATCCTAACACAAATGAGTGACGGAGTTATTGCTGTTAATAGCAATAAGGAAATAATTCATATTAATCCAGCTGCGGAAAGAATGTTAAATGTTGAAAGAGAAAAGTTACGAGGTCAGTGCGCCAAAGAGTTACTATCTAAGTTTTTTACTGATGAAGAATTTGATCAAATACTGAAAGGTGAAACAAATGTTAAGGAAGAAAAAAACCTGACAACAAATGAAGATATGGTGGTGAGAGCACAATTAGTCCCCTTTAAATCTGAAGAAAAACAATACGAAGGAGTCATCATTGCTTTAAATGATATAACGGAGCAGGAAAAATTGATTCAAATGCGCCAAGAATTTGTAGCCAATGTTTCTCATGAACTTCGAACTCCTTTAACCTCAGTTAAGAGCTATGTGGAGACTCTTTTAGATGGTGCCCACAAGGATGATGAGATTGCTCCACGGTTCTTAAAAGTAGTGCAACAAGAGACAGATCGAATGGTAACTATGGTGAAAGATCTGCTAGTATTGTCCCAGCTTGACAGGAAGGAGCCTATTATAGAATGTAGAGATATTAATTTTATGGATGTACTTGATAGAAGTATATCTGCAATTGAATCACTTACAAAAGATCAAAAAATAGAACTGCATTTAGATTATAAAAGTTTAGAAGGAGAGTATATTGACGTCTTTAATGAAAAACCTGAATTTATCAGGATTTCTGGGGATTCAGATAAACTGACTCAGGTATTTACAAATATATTAGAAAACGCAATTAAATACAGTCCTTCTGGTGAATGGATTCAAATCACCGTTGAAGATTATTATGAAAACATTAAAATTTCAGTGAAAGACAATGGTATGGGTATCCCGGCTGAAGATTTACCCCGGATCTTTGAACGGTTTTACCGGGTGGAAAAGGCTCGCTCTAGGGCCCGGGGAGGAAGTGGCCTCGGCCTGGCTATTTCCCGGGAAATAATCAGAAATCATGGTGGAGACATTAACGTATCCAGTCAAGAGGGAAGGGGAACGGAAGTGATCGTTTATCTCCCGAAAAATCAGGAGGTTCAATATGAATTGGGAGCAAATTAA
- a CDS encoding histidine phosphatase family protein — MRLLLIRHGESTGNFEERFQGKKEYQLTDRGCKQAQNLAEKLRNESFDAVYTSSLSRAHDTAKEICKYHSLDPIVDELLSEYCWGVIEGHTREEIKDKYPDLGMKLEEDFFATSIPEEEGMMNLKNRVSDFYDKIFSNYNGNLNRPNIAVVSHGRVLGGLVVYLTGYSFYHTPWPYTFSNASITEISYWYEYDKGRIVKMNDTSHLFN; from the coding sequence ATGAGATTATTATTAATTCGCCATGGTGAATCAACAGGAAACTTTGAAGAACGATTTCAAGGTAAGAAAGAATACCAATTAACAGATCGTGGATGCAAACAAGCTCAAAACCTTGCAGAAAAATTAAGAAATGAATCTTTTGATGCAGTGTACACAAGTTCTTTATCAAGAGCTCACGATACTGCTAAGGAAATCTGCAAATATCACTCTTTGGATCCCATAGTTGATGAATTGTTAAGTGAATATTGCTGGGGTGTGATTGAAGGCCATACTAGAGAGGAAATTAAAGATAAATATCCTGATCTAGGTATGAAATTGGAAGAAGATTTCTTTGCTACTTCCATTCCCGAGGAAGAAGGGATGATGAACTTAAAAAATAGAGTTTCAGATTTTTATGATAAAATTTTTTCAAATTATAATGGTAATCTGAATCGTCCCAATATCGCAGTAGTTAGTCATGGACGTGTGCTGGGAGGTTTGGTTGTTTATTTGACGGGATATAGTTTTTATCATACCCCATGGCCGTATACTTTTAGCAATGCTTCTATAACAGAGATTTCCTATTGGTATGAGTATGATAAAGGAAGAATTGTCAAAATGAATGATACATCTCATTTATTTAATTAA
- a CDS encoding NusG domain II-containing protein → MSLSKYLQVITKGDIVVAVLILVAFLASMAFFWLNPGAGQETQDIIAVIELHGEEVDRVELPPEGESKEVEVPLQDVDYEAIIELEHNRARIQRMPEDVCPRGICADTGWVQREGQAIVCVPNRLIIHLEGIEDDDDLDRITG, encoded by the coding sequence TTGAGCTTGTCTAAATACTTACAGGTGATTACAAAAGGCGATATAGTTGTTGCTGTTTTAATATTAGTGGCTTTTTTAGCTAGCATGGCTTTTTTTTGGTTGAATCCTGGGGCAGGTCAAGAAACTCAGGATATAATAGCAGTTATTGAATTACATGGAGAAGAGGTAGATCGTGTAGAGTTACCTCCTGAAGGAGAATCAAAGGAAGTGGAGGTACCATTGCAAGATGTGGATTATGAAGCTATTATTGAACTGGAACACAATCGGGCGCGAATTCAAAGAATGCCAGAAGATGTTTGTCCAAGAGGTATCTGTGCAGACACTGGATGGGTACAGAGAGAAGGACAGGCTATTGTTTGTGTCCCCAATAGGCTGATAATTCATTTAGAGGGGATTGAAGATGATGATGATTTAGATAGAATTACAGGTTAA
- the yycH gene encoding two-component system activity regulator YycH, producing MNWEQIKTVLLVILVINSIFLTSRLWVTDYHYERSEEPNIEEITYGDNPELFQQVKPEKIVYHANEQIFLLRRDREVYEQVWKLFWDNIITGENFTTGNIKDKESLELTKPYFIYKFSGVSPLNLMLNGEYGLPSNYDEEYSDLLVTLDENPQIYLVDNGSQDGYPVNMSVLGFEEFEQEELEKRNLESGQEITSQDIAEIFYHTGQEYLADIEDLLGQVPDSISKEWYEILKLKSEEIHDKGYTMYLPTDKELENLDLIPQVLNFEEQNKEKLAKAFFLDLSFVRKIEERDGTTIYTDGQRGLRFYPDGGLQYNAPQTRDSIRTADSNTFLDRGGRFISLYGGWVDNLKAAQLTTPSSEFQDSTYNLTEINYLYYHHGFPILNEFLLNISMADNKLVEYFRHIPESFKKLDKEEGNLVEIQEIIKNWIAEELYDGGEELSFDIEQEQDLQVLTKELEKQILDAANKLKGLDNITLGYELQSAEGENEYYILPVWNIESGDESKNFPAWNSSRDSLY from the coding sequence ATGAATTGGGAGCAAATTAAAACTGTATTGTTAGTTATATTAGTCATAAATAGTATTTTCCTTACTAGTCGTCTTTGGGTCACGGATTATCACTATGAAAGGTCTGAAGAACCAAATATAGAAGAAATAACCTATGGCGACAATCCTGAACTATTTCAACAGGTTAAACCTGAAAAAATTGTCTATCATGCTAATGAGCAAATTTTTCTTTTAAGACGGGACAGAGAGGTATATGAACAAGTCTGGAAGCTATTTTGGGACAACATTATAACAGGAGAGAATTTTACTACTGGAAATATTAAAGATAAAGAATCATTAGAGCTAACTAAACCTTATTTTATATATAAATTTTCTGGAGTATCACCTTTAAACTTGATGCTGAATGGAGAATACGGGTTACCTTCCAATTATGACGAAGAATATTCAGATTTACTTGTGACCTTAGATGAAAATCCCCAAATTTATCTAGTTGATAACGGCTCTCAAGATGGTTATCCTGTTAACATGTCAGTGTTAGGATTTGAAGAGTTTGAACAAGAAGAATTAGAAAAACGGAATTTAGAATCAGGTCAAGAAATAACTTCTCAGGATATAGCTGAAATTTTCTATCATACGGGACAGGAGTACTTGGCGGATATTGAAGACCTGTTAGGTCAAGTTCCTGACTCCATTTCAAAAGAATGGTATGAAATCTTAAAATTAAAATCAGAGGAGATTCACGATAAAGGGTATACAATGTACTTACCCACTGACAAAGAGCTTGAAAACCTTGATCTGATTCCTCAAGTTTTAAATTTTGAAGAGCAGAACAAGGAGAAATTGGCGAAAGCTTTCTTTTTAGACTTATCCTTTGTTAGAAAAATAGAGGAACGAGATGGTACTACTATATATACCGATGGTCAAAGAGGGCTCAGGTTTTATCCTGATGGCGGTTTACAATATAATGCCCCACAAACCAGGGATAGTATAAGAACTGCTGATTCTAATACTTTCTTAGATAGAGGTGGACGATTTATTTCACTTTATGGTGGCTGGGTTGATAATCTGAAAGCAGCACAGCTAACTACGCCTAGCAGTGAATTTCAAGACTCTACCTACAATTTGACTGAAATAAATTATCTGTATTATCATCATGGTTTTCCAATTTTGAATGAATTTTTATTGAATATATCTATGGCAGATAATAAGTTAGTAGAGTATTTTAGACATATACCAGAGAGCTTTAAAAAGCTTGATAAAGAAGAGGGGAATTTGGTAGAGATTCAAGAAATTATCAAAAACTGGATTGCTGAAGAACTTTATGATGGTGGAGAAGAGCTTAGTTTTGATATTGAACAAGAGCAAGATTTACAGGTTTTAACTAAAGAATTAGAAAAACAGATTTTAGATGCAGCTAATAAATTAAAAGGGCTAGATAACATCACCCTTGGGTATGAACTTCAATCTGCAGAAGGCGAGAACGAGTATTATATTCTTCCAGTTTGGAATATAGAGTCAGGTGATGAATCTAAGAATTTTCCTGCTTGGAATTCATCGAGAGATAGTTTATATTAG
- a CDS encoding ferredoxin domain-containing protein: MQVNGEELEQNGLRTAAELIAIAARTAPKGKGVDNLVTSVVSEENLERLREQMYNIADREGSIADFFKRDADNLKKSPYVVLFGTKVSRLDVHPCGFCGYNNCQENHRDNGICAFNPGDLGIAIGSAVSKAADLRVDNRVMFTVGKAALELKLLGDDVKIAYGLPLFSGGKSIYFDR, from the coding sequence ATGCAGGTAAACGGAGAAGAACTAGAACAAAATGGGTTAAGAACAGCAGCTGAGTTAATTGCTATAGCAGCGCGGACAGCTCCTAAGGGTAAGGGTGTGGATAACCTGGTCACCTCAGTTGTATCAGAAGAAAATTTGGAGCGTTTACGGGAACAAATGTACAATATTGCCGACAGAGAAGGGTCAATTGCCGATTTTTTTAAAAGAGATGCTGACAATCTTAAAAAAAGTCCTTATGTAGTGCTTTTTGGCACTAAAGTAAGTAGACTAGATGTACATCCTTGTGGGTTTTGCGGATACAATAATTGTCAAGAGAATCATCGTGATAATGGAATCTGTGCGTTTAATCCCGGTGACTTGGGTATTGCTATTGGTTCGGCTGTTAGCAAAGCGGCTGACTTGAGAGTGGACAATAGAGTCATGTTTACTGTGGGTAAAGCAGCTCTAGAGCTCAAACTTTTAGGTGATGATGTAAAAATAGCCTATGGATTACCTTTATTTTCAGGTGGGAAGAGTATTTACTTTGACAGATAA
- a CDS encoding DUF362 domain-containing protein has protein sequence MTNSKIWFADARATEFDYYYSLVAKLEEILDQVDVGNYFEKDDYVAIKTHFGSYGGHRVVRPIFIQKVVEAVKQAGGKPFVTDTVRIPGIEYLEVANSEGLNHLSLGAPMVLADGLFGKDLVNVESGPILGEIGIASAIHDAPSMIVISHCKGHIGSGFGGAIKNLGMGAISCKNECGHAERGRIHFAQNTGLKWEPENCTLCERCVDVCPHDAIYRTEEDQIEINYEICVKCGRCARVCKEEALIVPQSEERFQKGLSEAAYAAVQTFQEGRILYINFILEVQPECDCMPMADTPLIQDQGVLVSDDIVAIEQATLDIIKEAEPLPQSKAAENNVTPGKELFNQVTGKHPQWHVDYAEELGMGQKDYDLIKVNSKEKPEEDKK, from the coding sequence TTGACAAATAGCAAAATTTGGTTTGCAGACGCGAGAGCGACGGAGTTTGATTATTATTACAGTTTGGTAGCCAAGTTAGAGGAAATTTTAGATCAGGTAGATGTAGGGAACTATTTTGAAAAAGATGATTACGTAGCTATTAAAACTCATTTTGGATCCTATGGAGGACACAGGGTTGTTAGACCTATTTTTATTCAAAAAGTAGTTGAAGCTGTGAAACAAGCGGGAGGAAAACCTTTTGTAACTGATACTGTCCGCATTCCTGGTATTGAATACCTAGAAGTGGCCAATAGTGAAGGTTTAAATCACCTGTCTTTAGGAGCTCCCATGGTCTTAGCTGATGGTTTATTTGGCAAGGATTTAGTAAATGTAGAGTCAGGCCCGATTTTAGGTGAAATAGGTATTGCATCGGCAATTCATGATGCACCAAGTATGATTGTAATCTCTCATTGTAAAGGTCATATCGGCTCTGGTTTTGGCGGAGCAATCAAAAATCTTGGTATGGGAGCAATTAGTTGTAAAAATGAGTGTGGACATGCGGAACGGGGACGTATTCACTTTGCTCAAAATACTGGTTTGAAGTGGGAACCCGAAAATTGTACTCTTTGTGAAAGATGTGTAGATGTCTGTCCCCATGATGCGATATATCGTACTGAAGAAGATCAAATAGAAATTAATTATGAAATATGTGTGAAATGTGGACGTTGTGCCAGGGTATGTAAAGAAGAAGCTTTAATTGTACCCCAATCTGAAGAGCGCTTCCAAAAGGGGTTAAGTGAAGCAGCCTATGCAGCTGTACAGACATTCCAAGAAGGAAGAATTTTATACATAAACTTTATATTAGAAGTTCAACCTGAATGTGACTGTATGCCCATGGCAGATACCCCTCTCATCCAGGATCAGGGAGTGCTAGTATCTGATGATATAGTTGCTATTGAACAAGCCACTCTAGATATTATAAAAGAAGCTGAACCCCTACCTCAGTCAAAAGCAGCGGAAAACAATGTCACTCCTGGCAAGGAATTGTTTAATCAAGTCACTGGTAAACATCCACAGTGGCATGTAGATTACGCCGAGGAATTAGGCATGGGGCAAAAAGATTATGATTTAATAAAAGTCAACAGTAAAGAAAAACCTGAAGAAGACAAAAAGTAA
- a CDS encoding winged helix-turn-helix domain-containing protein, producing MSYRVLIVEDEQPIADIINFNLVKEGYETEVAYNGEDGLEKFASFSPHIIVLDLMLPGKDGFSVCKEIRSQSSVPILVLTAKDSEVDKVLGLELGADDYVTKPFGNRELLARIKALLRRVNLSGQDSSSSEKDEDILKYNDVEINLKTAEVKKQGQAIDLTYREFQLFVYLVKRQGEVISRERMIEEVWGYDFIGEDRTVDVTIRRLREKLEDDPGSPSYIMTKRGMGYYLRRT from the coding sequence ATGAGTTACAGAGTTTTAATTGTAGAAGATGAACAACCTATAGCTGATATCATTAATTTCAATCTTGTCAAAGAAGGGTATGAAACAGAGGTCGCCTATAATGGTGAAGATGGATTAGAGAAGTTTGCCAGCTTTTCTCCACACATAATAGTTTTAGACCTGATGTTACCTGGAAAAGATGGTTTTTCAGTTTGTAAGGAGATTCGCTCCCAAAGTTCGGTTCCCATTTTAGTATTAACAGCCAAGGATTCGGAAGTTGATAAGGTGTTGGGATTAGAATTGGGAGCAGATGATTACGTTACTAAGCCCTTTGGAAACAGAGAACTGTTAGCCAGGATTAAGGCCTTACTCCGAAGAGTCAATTTATCTGGGCAAGATTCTTCAAGTAGTGAAAAAGATGAGGATATTTTGAAGTATAACGATGTTGAAATAAATCTAAAAACTGCTGAAGTAAAAAAACAGGGGCAAGCCATAGATCTGACTTATCGGGAATTTCAATTATTCGTTTATTTAGTCAAACGACAAGGAGAAGTAATTTCTCGGGAACGGATGATTGAAGAAGTCTGGGGATACGACTTTATTGGGGAAGACCGTACCGTTGATGTTACCATTAGGCGCTTAAGAGAGAAATTAGAAGATGATCCAGGGAGCCCAAGCTATATAATGACTAAAAGAGGTATGGGTTATTACCTTAGGAGGACTTAA